A single region of the Vagococcus teuberi genome encodes:
- a CDS encoding metallophosphoesterase: MKLGIINFSDIHLFDDNEKNSIMSKIDGIENAVKNRISFVDKILILVSGDTAFSGKNSEYEVAITFFMDLIDRIKTENKDIDFLFIPGNHDCHFIKKNENLRNTLIDGIDENVEIDDSIIDQIIVQNEYNEFKKIMYSYNENTEIILENKFYEKVNYNFTEEIKLSFHLFNTAWISKLREEPGTMFFPNQVFEILCKSFDSFINISVLHHPPHWCEPNNKRLFESRLQEISDVIITGHEHANNSGKKEDNFGETIFIEGCVLQESWNSDKSEFNYIEVDMEASLLKLEQLDFRIDKNAYYPNKKEYDLSTMKQHEIRVAGSPIYLNPEIIDFYEDLGAPIDHPDKGRLLLKDIYVYPDFSEVLTEEVENKVEDAKIVIEELEGSEKYIYIFQGDKEFGKTSLLKSVALRFYKNQIYPLYLDAGNVKQKEYKKVEKIIRDRIQEQYGEESYEDFFQLDKSKKVLLVDDWNLINLNKDGKNKLLLELCKYFDKVILSSQNTTMDIKDTLSLIDTQNREVKIFNLKKFGYKKRGQIVEKWLNLSHLYEIDEKEEYVFRFDEYIVSLNEIVGKNYIPQVPLYLLIILQSIDSGKKSVDFDKQTNGYYYELLIKQLIYDIQIGSDDISTLNNYLKHLAYHIFKSKKNTISYYEFKKLYEDFVDYYDLDEAQFRFEQNIKKLELANILQEKENNYYFKYKYVFYYFTAQYISENINSTWNNIHEKDTKEDVIYLIQNIHVDLYSNILIFLIHESIDEMVFEEVIKQSKQILPKENLMDIDGELNNLVEKLPELIINTKGNAMENRASLYESRDVTEEVLEGEMKKSHEEINELDVYKDPLIIEFEKAQKFTEVIGQILKNYGGIINKRTKESLLTSSYRVSLKAGNILSELVINEKEDLIKFVINELEKLNSDELISKKDLENRAGKMVFEFVGLIYSSIIQKAIVDTGTNRMKSTYDKYLKEEENTAIKLILVGSLLENTRLDQSEKVIENLYEENSSNYMVKNILRHMVGRHLYMFDIPYSKRQQICKTYDIIYDPSLNKTRLLK, translated from the coding sequence ATGAAATTAGGGATAATAAATTTTTCAGATATTCATCTGTTTGATGATAATGAAAAGAATTCAATTATGAGTAAAATAGATGGAATTGAAAACGCTGTGAAAAATAGAATTAGCTTTGTTGATAAGATTCTAATTCTTGTAAGTGGTGATACAGCTTTTTCTGGGAAAAATTCAGAATATGAAGTAGCGATCACCTTTTTTATGGATTTAATAGATAGAATAAAAACCGAAAATAAAGATATTGATTTTTTATTTATTCCGGGTAATCATGACTGTCATTTTATAAAGAAAAATGAAAATTTAAGGAATACTTTAATAGATGGAATAGATGAAAATGTGGAAATTGACGATTCTATAATTGATCAGATAATAGTACAGAACGAATATAATGAGTTTAAAAAAATAATGTATTCGTATAATGAAAATACTGAAATAATATTAGAGAACAAATTTTATGAGAAGGTTAATTATAATTTTACTGAAGAGATTAAACTATCTTTTCATTTATTTAACACTGCGTGGATATCTAAACTTAGAGAAGAACCAGGAACAATGTTTTTTCCAAACCAAGTATTTGAAATACTTTGCAAAAGCTTTGATAGTTTTATTAATATATCGGTTTTACATCATCCACCACACTGGTGTGAGCCAAATAACAAAAGACTTTTTGAATCTAGATTACAAGAAATTTCAGATGTTATTATTACTGGTCATGAACATGCTAATAATAGTGGAAAAAAAGAAGATAATTTTGGCGAGACGATTTTTATTGAAGGATGTGTACTGCAAGAGAGTTGGAATTCTGACAAGAGTGAATTTAATTATATAGAAGTTGATATGGAAGCATCTTTATTAAAACTTGAGCAACTTGATTTCAGAATAGATAAAAATGCTTATTATCCCAATAAAAAAGAATATGATTTATCAACTATGAAACAACACGAAATACGAGTTGCAGGTTCTCCAATATATTTAAACCCTGAAATTATTGATTTTTATGAAGATTTGGGAGCACCGATAGATCATCCTGATAAGGGAAGGTTATTATTAAAAGATATTTACGTTTATCCAGACTTTAGTGAAGTTTTAACTGAAGAGGTAGAAAATAAAGTTGAAGATGCAAAAATAGTTATTGAAGAACTTGAAGGATCAGAAAAGTATATTTATATTTTTCAAGGAGACAAAGAATTTGGAAAAACGTCATTATTAAAAAGTGTAGCACTTAGATTTTATAAAAATCAGATATATCCATTGTATTTAGATGCAGGTAATGTGAAGCAGAAAGAATATAAAAAAGTAGAGAAAATTATTAGAGATAGAATTCAAGAACAGTATGGAGAAGAATCATACGAAGACTTTTTCCAATTAGATAAGAGTAAAAAAGTATTATTGGTGGATGACTGGAATCTTATTAATTTAAATAAAGATGGAAAAAATAAACTTTTATTAGAATTATGTAAATATTTTGATAAAGTCATATTATCATCCCAAAATACAACAATGGATATCAAAGATACATTGAGTCTGATAGATACTCAAAATAGAGAGGTTAAAATTTTTAATTTAAAAAAATTTGGATATAAAAAAAGGGGTCAAATAGTTGAAAAGTGGCTAAATTTAAGCCATTTATATGAAATTGATGAAAAAGAAGAATATGTATTTCGTTTTGATGAGTATATAGTCTCACTTAATGAAATAGTTGGTAAAAACTATATTCCACAAGTACCACTTTATTTATTGATAATACTACAATCAATTGATAGCGGGAAAAAAAGTGTGGATTTTGATAAGCAAACGAATGGATACTATTATGAACTTTTGATAAAGCAACTAATATATGATATTCAAATAGGCTCAGATGATATAAGTACTTTAAATAATTATTTGAAACATTTAGCTTATCACATTTTTAAATCGAAAAAAAATACAATAAGTTATTATGAATTTAAAAAACTGTATGAAGATTTTGTGGATTATTATGATTTAGACGAAGCCCAATTTAGGTTTGAGCAAAACATAAAAAAACTTGAACTTGCTAATATTTTACAAGAAAAGGAAAATAATTATTATTTTAAATACAAGTATGTTTTTTATTATTTTACGGCTCAATATATTTCAGAAAATATAAATTCAACGTGGAATAATATTCATGAAAAAGATACTAAAGAAGACGTAATATATTTAATTCAAAATATACACGTGGATTTATATTCGAATATATTAATATTTTTAATACATGAATCAATAGATGAAATGGTTTTTGAAGAGGTTATTAAGCAGTCTAAACAAATATTACCTAAAGAAAATCTCATGGATATTGATGGAGAGTTAAATAATTTAGTGGAAAAATTACCTGAATTAATTATTAATACAAAAGGAAATGCCATGGAAAATAGAGCAAGTTTGTATGAATCTAGAGATGTTACTGAAGAGGTGTTAGAGGGTGAAATGAAAAAGTCACATGAAGAAATTAATGAGTTAGATGTTTATAAGGATCCGTTAATAATCGAATTTGAAAAAGCACAAAAATTTACTGAAGTAATAGGTCAAATATTAAAAAATTATGGAGGAATAATAAATAAGAGAACTAAAGAGTCGTTATTAACTAGTTCATATAGGGTATCTTTAAAGGCGGGAAATATTCTCAGTGAACTTGTTATTAATGAAAAAGAGGATTTAATAAAATTTGTTATTAATGAATTAGAAAAATTAAATAGCGACGAATTAATTAGTAAAAAGGATCTTGAAAATAGAGCTGGAAAGATGGTATTTGAATTTGTTGGACTAATATACTCTTCTATTATACAAAAAGCAATAGTAGATACAGGCACTAATAGAATGAAATCAACTTATGATAAGTATTTGAAAGAAGAGGAAAATACAGCAATTAAGTTGATACTAGTAGGTAGTTTATTAGAAAACACAAGATTAGATCAATCGGAAAAAGTAATTGAAAATTTATATGAAGAAAATAGTAGTAACTACATGGTTAAAAATATTTTAAGACACATGGTTGGTAGACATTTATATATGTTTGATATACCTTATAGTAAAAGGCAACAAATTTGTAAAACGTACGATATAATATATGATCCGTCTTTAAATAAGACAAGATTATTAAAATAA
- a CDS encoding cobalamin-independent methionine synthase II family protein → MTLSKFQLVGSLLRPKNLLAYKEQIEARDDITYPFYEDFTGYQEVEAQAIKDVVKEQINHGIDIVTDGEFSKALWHLDFLWGLTGVERFITDHGYAFKDHDGEHFETRKDIGIRIVAPLSGKNHHFLKIFKEVKKDAGNTQAKLTVWGAAHAFTELTVFNGLYGDGQVYKTQDDLKTGLINAYKEFLTEFKEIGGEIVQFDDCLWTLFSSDNQDSFFAEGNESLEDLADTFIAINNEVADFGHSLGLKVWTHNCRGNYQSRHAAGGSYQTIAKKFLGEQHYDRFFLEWDDERVGDISALEALKDKPNVEVVLGLLSSKTATLDDETRIYQLLEKASQILPKERLLLSHQCGFASCDCGNELTQAQQWAKINQGQKIAKKFWSDSYVNQYN, encoded by the coding sequence ATGACATTATCAAAATTTCAATTAGTTGGATCATTACTTAGACCAAAAAATTTATTAGCATACAAAGAACAAATCGAAGCGCGTGATGATATTACCTATCCTTTTTATGAAGATTTTACTGGTTATCAAGAAGTCGAAGCACAAGCTATCAAAGACGTTGTCAAAGAACAAATCAATCATGGGATTGATATTGTGACAGACGGTGAATTTTCAAAAGCACTATGGCATCTTGACTTTTTATGGGGATTAACTGGTGTGGAGCGTTTTATCACAGATCATGGTTATGCGTTTAAAGATCATGATGGGGAACATTTTGAAACACGTAAAGATATTGGAATTCGTATCGTGGCTCCTTTAAGCGGTAAAAACCACCATTTCCTTAAAATTTTTAAAGAAGTCAAAAAAGACGCTGGTAACACTCAAGCAAAATTAACTGTATGGGGCGCTGCTCATGCCTTTACAGAACTGACAGTATTTAATGGATTATATGGTGACGGGCAAGTTTATAAAACACAAGATGATTTGAAAACAGGCTTGATTAATGCTTACAAAGAATTTCTAACAGAGTTTAAAGAAATTGGTGGTGAAATTGTCCAATTTGATGATTGTTTATGGACACTATTCTCTTCAGATAACCAAGATAGTTTCTTCGCTGAAGGAAATGAAAGTTTAGAAGATTTAGCTGATACATTTATTGCCATTAACAATGAAGTGGCTGATTTTGGTCATTCATTAGGACTGAAAGTTTGGACACATAACTGTCGTGGAAATTATCAAAGTCGTCATGCTGCTGGTGGTAGTTACCAAACGATTGCGAAAAAATTCTTAGGCGAGCAACACTATGACCGTTTCTTCTTAGAGTGGGATGATGAACGTGTAGGAGATATCTCAGCTTTAGAAGCTTTAAAAGATAAGCCAAATGTGGAAGTAGTATTAGGTTTACTATCAAGTAAAACAGCTACTTTAGATGATGAAACAAGAATCTATCAATTACTCGAAAAAGCGAGTCAAATTTTACCAAAAGAAAGATTACTTTTATCTCATCAATGTGGATTTGCGTCATGTGATTGTGGAAATGAATTAACCCAAGCACAACAATGGGCAAAAATTAATCAAGGACAAAAAATCGCAAAAAAATTCTGGTCTGATAGCTATGTAAATCAATATAATTAG
- a CDS encoding IS1182 family transposase produces the protein MLKKQDMSKRNQIGFYSLEDLVPQEHLLRDIDKYVDFSFIYQLVEDKYDQSNGRPSLDPVMLIKLPLIQYLYGIKSMRQTIKEVEVNMAYRWFLGLDIQDSVPHFSTFGKNYSRRFKGTDIFEQIFYGILAQCTEAHLVDTSEIFIDGTHIKAHANNKKYESKEITEDTLFYVKSLQKEVEIDREKQLKKPLKRKEKSETNTKVKKISKNDADSGWFHKGEHKQVFAYTTQVACDKNGWVLGYTTHPGNQHDSRTFISIYNKLKSHFTLNKLVMDAGYKTPGIAHLLFQDNLTPIFPYKRPMTKKGFFKKYDYVYDEYYDQYICPNMKTLTYTTTNRDGYREYKSNPHDCMTCSLINKCTQSKDKRKQVQRHLWEDDMERCEDIRHSIGMKSIYNNRKQTIERLFGTAKEFHGLRYTNLIGKEKMHMKIGLTFACLNIKKLAKMLKLRDLEGSIFLSIFNYLPKLIIGCKKDNPITLNE, from the coding sequence ATGTTGAAAAAGCAAGATATGAGCAAACGTAATCAAATAGGTTTTTATTCATTAGAAGACTTAGTTCCACAGGAACACCTTCTAAGAGATATTGATAAATACGTCGATTTTAGTTTTATTTATCAACTTGTTGAGGATAAATATGATCAGTCTAATGGACGACCTAGTTTAGATCCAGTTATGTTAATCAAACTTCCCTTGATACAATACTTATACGGAATTAAGAGCATGAGACAAACGATTAAAGAAGTCGAAGTAAATATGGCTTACAGATGGTTTTTAGGTTTAGATATCCAAGACTCAGTCCCTCACTTTTCAACTTTTGGTAAAAATTACTCAAGAAGATTTAAAGGAACAGATATCTTTGAACAAATTTTTTATGGTATTTTAGCGCAGTGTACAGAAGCTCATTTAGTTGATACGTCTGAGATATTTATTGATGGGACTCATATCAAAGCACATGCAAATAATAAAAAGTATGAAAGCAAAGAAATAACTGAAGACACATTATTTTATGTAAAATCACTTCAAAAAGAAGTTGAAATCGATAGAGAAAAACAATTAAAAAAGCCCTTAAAAAGAAAAGAAAAAAGTGAGACAAATACAAAGGTTAAAAAAATTAGTAAAAACGATGCTGACAGTGGCTGGTTTCATAAAGGAGAACATAAACAAGTCTTTGCCTATACCACACAAGTGGCATGTGATAAAAACGGATGGGTTTTAGGATATACAACGCATCCAGGTAATCAACATGATAGTCGTACTTTTATCTCTATTTACAATAAATTAAAAAGTCATTTCACTCTGAATAAATTAGTGATGGATGCAGGCTACAAGACACCAGGTATTGCCCATTTGTTATTTCAAGATAACTTAACACCTATTTTTCCATACAAGAGACCCATGACCAAGAAAGGTTTTTTCAAAAAATATGATTATGTTTATGACGAATACTATGATCAATATATTTGTCCCAATATGAAAACATTAACTTATACGACAACTAATCGAGATGGTTATCGAGAATATAAAAGTAACCCTCATGATTGTATGACATGTTCTTTAATAAATAAATGTACGCAATCAAAGGATAAGAGAAAGCAAGTTCAACGTCATTTATGGGAAGATGATATGGAACGATGTGAGGACATACGTCATTCCATTGGAATGAAATCTATCTATAATAATCGTAAACAGACGATTGAGAGGTTATTTGGAACAGCCAAAGAATTTCATGGATTACGTTATACCAACTTAATAGGCAAAGAAAAAATGCACATGAAAATTGGGCTTACTTTCGCATGTCTTAATATAAAAAAATTAGCAAAAATGCTTAAATTAAGAGACCTAGAGGGCTCTATTTTTTTGTCTATTTTTAATTATTTACCTAAATTAATCATAGGATGTAAAAAAGACAACCCAATTACTCTTAATGAGTAA
- a CDS encoding MarR family winged helix-turn-helix transcriptional regulator, whose amino-acid sequence MNQTEQSLNTFIQLIRASNKLEKIVRQDVTQYQLNITEFAVMELLFHKGKQTIQVIKEKILIASSSTTYVIDQLEKKGFVTRQTNINDKRVTFVVLTERGTLLMKEIFPKHAKTITDSMSCLEQNELEQLLKLLAKLNRSLGK is encoded by the coding sequence ATGAATCAAACAGAACAATCGTTAAACACATTTATTCAATTGATACGGGCAAGTAATAAATTGGAAAAAATCGTCAGACAAGATGTCACGCAGTATCAATTAAATATAACCGAATTTGCGGTGATGGAGTTGCTCTTTCACAAAGGAAAACAGACAATCCAAGTGATTAAAGAGAAAATTTTGATAGCTAGTAGTAGTACGACATATGTTATTGACCAATTAGAGAAAAAAGGATTTGTCACAAGACAAACCAATATTAACGATAAGCGAGTGACGTTTGTTGTATTAACAGAGCGTGGGACACTACTCATGAAAGAAATTTTTCCTAAACATGCTAAAACCATTACTGATTCAATGTCATGTTTAGAACAAAATGAATTAGAACAACTATTAAAGTTATTAGCCAAATTAAATAGGTCACTAGGAAAATAG
- a CDS encoding alpha/beta hydrolase, whose amino-acid sequence MNYTIKYGGKEQPVLILLHGTGGNESSLLDVGKDLMSDATLIGIRGEVLEQGQSRFFSRVSDGVYDEVDLEMRANDLHRFISELLQKSQLTTQEIVLVGYSNGANIAIKLLLNYPDKYQRAVLFHPMYPIDVLEDHDLSQTELFVTLGTQDSIVPIEESQRVLTLFRRFHANILSEWTLTHQLTYLEVEKAKKWLHRIIKQNEHE is encoded by the coding sequence ATGAATTATACAATTAAATATGGCGGTAAGGAACAGCCGGTTTTAATACTATTACACGGAACAGGTGGAAATGAATCATCTTTATTGGATGTTGGTAAAGACTTAATGTCAGATGCGACATTAATAGGTATTAGAGGAGAAGTATTGGAACAAGGTCAGTCTCGCTTTTTTAGTCGAGTAAGTGACGGTGTTTATGATGAAGTAGATTTAGAAATGCGTGCAAACGACTTACATAGGTTTATTAGTGAGCTTTTGCAAAAGAGTCAGTTAACTACTCAAGAGATTGTCTTAGTTGGTTATTCTAATGGTGCAAATATCGCTATTAAGTTATTGCTTAACTACCCTGATAAGTATCAAAGAGCAGTATTATTTCATCCTATGTACCCAATAGATGTTTTAGAGGATCACGATTTAAGTCAAACAGAATTATTTGTCACATTAGGAACACAAGATAGTATTGTTCCCATTGAGGAAAGTCAACGAGTTTTGACTTTATTTCGAAGATTTCATGCGAATATCCTATCAGAGTGGACATTAACGCATCAATTGACCTATTTAGAAGTTGAAAAAGCCAAAAAATGGTTGCATCGGATAATAAAACAAAACGAGCATGAATAA
- a CDS encoding type I toxin-antitoxin system Fst family toxin, with product MDKVVSLIVDPILVGIVTNLFSHWLNEKKKR from the coding sequence TTGGATAAAGTTGTATCACTGATAGTTGACCCTATACTTGTCGGTATTGTTACTAACCTTTTTTCTCATTGGTTAAATGAAAAAAAGAAGCGGTAG
- a CDS encoding VOC family protein yields the protein MESINRIHHISAIVGNPKENVRFYETILGLRLVKQTVNFDDPQTYHLYFGNEQAEPGTIITFFPWDTTSRGRVGSGQVGRIAFRVPKGSLAYWNKRLTSFNVSFEISQLFGKTTLLFNDSHGLDIALVEGEEMNGYQIMGFHGAVLLSSQPKDTMQTLRDDLGLSVVSEDSDAYHAETIGKEKHHIVIPKERLPRGRFGVGTVHHIAWSVPDDETHRIWQDYLYEEKYQVTEIKDRQYFKAIYFIEKGNIVFELATDKPGFTINESLDHLGEKLMLPPQYEHMQSQLEKSLLPLR from the coding sequence ATGGAATCTATAAATAGAATACATCATATTTCTGCTATTGTTGGAAATCCTAAAGAAAATGTGAGATTTTACGAAACGATATTGGGACTTAGACTGGTTAAACAAACAGTTAATTTTGATGACCCACAAACGTACCATTTATATTTTGGTAATGAACAAGCTGAACCGGGGACTATCATAACTTTTTTCCCATGGGATACAACCAGTCGAGGGCGTGTTGGTAGTGGACAAGTTGGTCGCATTGCGTTTCGAGTTCCTAAAGGTAGTCTCGCTTATTGGAATAAACGTCTTACTTCTTTTAATGTTTCCTTTGAGATAAGTCAATTATTTGGAAAAACGACACTATTATTTAATGACTCTCATGGTTTAGATATAGCTTTGGTAGAAGGTGAAGAAATGAACGGATACCAAATTATGGGATTTCATGGCGCAGTATTGTTATCTAGCCAACCTAAAGATACGATGCAAACATTAAGAGATGATTTAGGGTTGAGTGTAGTATCCGAAGATAGTGATGCCTATCATGCTGAAACAATAGGTAAAGAAAAACATCATATTGTTATTCCAAAAGAAAGATTACCACGTGGACGTTTTGGAGTAGGTACTGTCCACCATATTGCCTGGTCAGTTCCGGATGATGAGACACATCGCATATGGCAAGATTATTTATATGAAGAAAAATATCAGGTAACAGAGATAAAAGATAGACAGTATTTTAAAGCCATTTACTTTATTGAAAAAGGAAATATCGTGTTTGAATTAGCAACGGATAAACCAGGGTTTACCATTAATGAGTCTTTAGACCATCTAGGTGAAAAGCTAATGTTACCGCCACAATATGAGCATATGCAATCACAATTAGAGAAAAGTCTATTACCACTTCGATAG
- a CDS encoding ring-cleaving dioxygenase — translation MNEQDKLLGIHHITAMTSDAKKNYDFFTNILGMRLVKKTVNQDDIYTYHTYFADDYGTPGTTMTFFDFPNNPKGIRGTNAITRIGFRVPTDAALEYYKERFYEFNVDHDDILEEFGVKVLSFRDEDGQRYQLISDENNYGVAAGTAWKNGPVPEEYAIYGLGTTEITVSYFKEFKSLMETIFSFKEITHEGNRYLMEVGEGGNGTRIILVEETQLPDARQGYGEVHHLAFRLKHRVSLQVWKELFDQLGLPNSGYVNRFYFESLYVRVGHILIELATDEPGFMEDEPYDTLGEALSLPPFLEKKREYIESVIKPFNTKR, via the coding sequence ATGAATGAACAAGATAAATTATTAGGCATTCACCACATAACAGCAATGACAAGTGATGCTAAAAAAAATTATGACTTTTTCACTAATATATTAGGTATGAGACTAGTTAAAAAGACGGTTAATCAAGATGATATCTATACTTACCATACTTATTTTGCTGATGATTATGGGACACCAGGTACCACGATGACGTTTTTTGACTTTCCCAATAATCCAAAAGGTATAAGAGGTACTAATGCTATCACGCGTATAGGGTTTAGAGTTCCTACTGATGCCGCATTAGAATACTATAAAGAACGATTTTATGAATTTAATGTTGATCATGATGATATTTTAGAAGAATTTGGTGTAAAAGTATTGTCATTTAGAGATGAAGATGGTCAGCGTTATCAATTAATATCAGATGAAAATAATTATGGCGTAGCGGCTGGAACTGCTTGGAAAAATGGTCCAGTACCTGAAGAATATGCCATATATGGTTTAGGTACAACAGAGATAACAGTTAGTTACTTTAAAGAGTTTAAATCCTTAATGGAGACCATATTCTCGTTTAAAGAAATTACTCATGAGGGAAACCGATATTTGATGGAAGTTGGTGAAGGGGGCAATGGGACACGGATTATTTTAGTTGAAGAGACTCAATTACCTGATGCTAGACAAGGATACGGAGAAGTGCATCATTTGGCCTTTCGTTTGAAACATCGTGTGTCTTTACAAGTATGGAAAGAGTTATTTGATCAGCTAGGATTACCTAATTCGGGTTATGTGAATCGTTTTTATTTTGAATCACTTTATGTCAGAGTAGGGCATATTTTAATAGAACTTGCAACAGATGAACCTGGATTTATGGAAGATGAGCCTTATGACACATTAGGAGAAGCATTATCACTACCCCCATTTTTAGAAAAGAAACGTGAATATATAGAAAGTGTTATCAAACCATTTAATACAAAAAGATAG
- a CDS encoding LysM peptidoglycan-binding domain-containing protein, whose amino-acid sequence MGDTLSTISVATDISINPLAEINQITNIDLIYAGNKLVFGGEINSKTGKDNRVVAIQDNNGKTSIVINTDENKPLVNQKETNKAKEIENNVGTYTSPKTGNSGTSPLPDIPTVPTKPKPEETLPPVKPVDPIKPTDPEPPVKPIDPIDPEENEVDKSQLILLFSSTANYVSTDYQTSTTKIYINSNNIIKLIPANFTYNKLPKTSRWN is encoded by the coding sequence ATGGGAGATACTTTATCTACCATATCTGTTGCTACTGACATCTCAATTAATCCTCTTGCTGAAATCAATCAGATTACAAATATTGACTTAATTTATGCAGGAAATAAGTTAGTTTTTGGTGGAGAAATTAATTCAAAAACAGGGAAGGATAATCGTGTAGTCGCTATTCAAGATAATAATGGAAAAACATCAATTGTTATCAATACCGATGAAAATAAACCTTTAGTGAATCAAAAGGAAACAAATAAAGCTAAAGAAATTGAGAATAATGTTGGTACTTATACCTCACCTAAGACAGGAAATTCTGGAACAAGTCCATTACCTGATATTCCAACAGTTCCTACTAAGCCAAAACCAGAGGAAACTCTCCCACCAGTTAAACCAGTTGATCCAATAAAACCAACTGATCCAGAACCACCAGTTAAACCGATTGATCCGATTGATCCAGAAGAAAATGAAGTAGATAAATCACAATTAATTTTACTATTTAGTTCAACAGCTAACTATGTTTCTACGGATTATCAAACAAGTACAACAAAAATATATATTAATTCAAATAATATCATTAAACTTATACCTGCCAACTTTACTTATAATAAACTTCCCAAAACTAGTAGATGGAATTAG
- a CDS encoding YlcI/YnfO family protein: MNEFKLRSDKKETENKTIRFPLPLIEEINEAIKKEDVSFSGFVIQACEYALKNLKTK; this comes from the coding sequence ATGAATGAATTCAAATTAAGATCAGATAAAAAGGAAACTGAGAATAAAACAATTCGTTTTCCATTACCATTAATAGAAGAAATTAATGAGGCAATAAAAAAAGAAGATGTAAGTTTTTCAGGTTTTGTAATTCAAGCATGTGAATATGCACTCAAGAATTTAAAGACAAAATAA
- a CDS encoding flavin reductase family protein has protein sequence MLSLNPNTMSERENYKMLIGSIIPRPVAVVTSLAKDGTLNIAPFSYFNIVTSNPPIISLSIQRQNGQMKDTAHHIVTSKEAVVHIAEESYIKDINQTATSFSSDESELSLTNFTLNQAKSISVPMLSELQIKMEVTLYQHIEIKDDHQVTADLLLLSVNYYHIDDTLYDHGRIDFKKLRPMSRLAGNDYAKIGEVITIERPV, from the coding sequence ATGTTATCACTAAATCCAAACACCATGAGTGAACGAGAAAATTATAAAATGCTGATTGGCTCAATCATTCCTAGACCGGTCGCAGTTGTTACGAGTCTAGCGAAGGATGGGACACTAAACATTGCACCATTTAGTTATTTTAATATTGTAACCTCTAATCCACCGATTATTTCGTTATCGATTCAACGACAAAATGGTCAGATGAAAGATACAGCACATCATATTGTGACAAGTAAGGAAGCTGTGGTACATATAGCTGAAGAGTCTTATATCAAAGATATTAATCAAACTGCGACTAGTTTTAGCTCAGATGAGAGCGAGTTGAGCTTGACGAATTTTACATTAAATCAAGCTAAAAGTATATCAGTACCAATGTTGTCAGAGCTTCAAATCAAGATGGAAGTGACGTTGTATCAACATATTGAAATAAAAGATGACCATCAAGTGACAGCTGATTTATTGTTATTATCAGTTAATTATTATCATATTGATGATACATTATACGATCATGGTAGAATTGATTTTAAAAAGTTACGTCCAATGAGTCGTCTTGCAGGAAATGATTATGCCAAAATAGGAGAGGTCATCACAATTGAACGACCGGTTTAA